Proteins from one Primulina huaijiensis isolate GDHJ02 chromosome 18, ASM1229523v2, whole genome shotgun sequence genomic window:
- the LOC140965258 gene encoding WD repeat-containing protein 26 homolog yields the protein MARPQELEGDHEFVGSKGVVRKNEFVRAIADALYSLGYSETGKQLEDESGISLYSSEARLFKQQILDGQWDESVATLRQFGLMDIKLASAIILQRKFFELLAGEKFMDALHTLRYGILPLGVHDVAVRKLSSFLVSSSRIPLDGTFGEALWLFSRKEFLEEFKTLLPPSVLFPENRLVHLVEQGIDFQNERCWLHNLPIGKMSLLTHQDCKMDQIPHRTVQVLQEHKGEVWFLKFSHNGKYLASSCSDCLVIIWEVEVDGQVSLKHRLSGHEKPVSYISWSRDDNQLLTCGEEETVRRWDVASGECQHTYRVTDTEPDLRLVSCEWAPDGKSIYSGVDDKRIIMWDPEGKEVEFLPGHRTMRISDLCVTSNGKELITVCDQSRILLFELMSKSARYIIEDQPVVSCTLSQDNKSLLVSLLDERLQLWNIACPMATIRFLNDFRGHKRSRFVVRSCFGGVKERFIASGSEDSQVYIWHKMRSTPISKLAGHTGVVNCVSWNPADPQMLASGSDDRTIRIWGVTPKRMEKRANRFLPKATTSGT from the exons ATGGCTCGGCCGCAAGAATTGGAAGGAGACCATGAATTTGTTGGTTCAAAAGGTGTTGTCAGGAAAAATGAATTTGTCAGAGCAATAGCAGATGCATTGTACTCTCTTGGCTATTCAGAGACAGGGAAGCAACTAGAGGACGAGTCAGGAATAAGTTTGTACTCCAGTGAAGCGAGGTTGTTTAAGCAGCAAATCCTTGACGGTCAATGGGATGAAAGTGTCGCAACTTTACGTCAATTTGGTCTAATGGATATTAAGTTGGCATCTGCTATCATATTGCAGCGTAAATTTTTTGAACTTTTGGCTGGAGAAAAATTCATGGATGCTTTGCACACACTGAGGTATGGGATCCTACCGCTTGGTGTGCACGATGTCGCAGTTCGTAAGCTATCTTCCTTCCTTGTGTCTTCCTCTCGGATACCACTAGATGGAACTTTTGGTGAAGCGTTGTGGCTCTTTTCTCGTAAAGAGTTTCTGGAGGAATTTAAAACGTTGCTTCCCCCATCGGTTTTGTTTCCTGAGAACCGATTGGTGCACCTTGTTGAACAGGGCATTGACTTCCAAAATGAGAGGTGTTGGTTACACAACTTACCCATTGGAAAGATGTCATTGCTTACTCATCAAGATTGTAAAATGGACCAGATTCCCCATCGTACCGTGCAG GTATTACAAGAGCATAAAGGTGAAGTCTGGTTCTTGAAATTTTCACACAATGGGAAATACTTAGCCTCTTCATGCAGTGATTGTCTGGTGATTATATGGGAG GTTGAAGTTGATGGACAAGTTTCTTTGAAACATAGATTATCTGGTCATGAGAAACCTGTGTCGTATATTTCATGGAGCCGTGACGATAATCAGCTTCTCACATGTGGTGAGGAGGAGACAGTTAGACGGTGGGATGTGGCCTCTGGTGAATGCCAACATACATATCGGGTAACTGATACTGAACCTGATCTTCGTCTAGTCTCCTGTGAATGGGCTCCGGATGGGAAGAGTATATATTCCGGTGTAGATGACAAAAGGATCATCATGTGGGATCCGGAAGGAAAGGAGGTAGAATTTTTGCCAGGGCATAGAACTATGAGGATTTCCGACCTGTGCGTCACGTCCAATGGGAAAGAGCTTATAACTGTTTGCGACCAAAGCAGGATACTTCTGTTCGAGTTGATGTCGAAGTCCGCGAGATACATTATAGAGGACCAACCAGTAGTTTCTTGCACACTATCCCAAGACAACAAGAGTTTACTCGTCAGCCTACTGGATGAAAGACTCCAACTTTGGAATATAGCTTGCCCCATGGCTACCATCCGTTTCTTAAATGATTTTAGGGGTCACAAGCGTTCTCGATTCGTCGTGCGGTCTTGTTTTGGTGGTGTAAAGGAAAGGTTTATTGCCAGTGGAAGTGAGGACTCCCAG GTTTATATATGGCACAAAATGAGGTCGACCCCCATTTCTAAGTTGGCTGGGCATACTGGAGTTGTGAATTGCGTTAGCTGGAATCCGGCAGATCCCCAAATGCTGGCTTCCGGAAGCGATGACCGTACAATACGTATATGGGGCGTAACGCCTAAACGTATGGAGAAACGTGCAAATCGTTTTTTACCAAAAGCAACAACATCCGGAACATAG